A genomic region of Candidatus Pseudomonas phytovorans contains the following coding sequences:
- a CDS encoding 2-hydroxychromene-2-carboxylate isomerase — protein sequence MHKTVDFFFDLGSPASYLAWTQLPGLCARQGATLHYRPMLLGGVFQATGNASPAMVPAKGRYMFTDLARFAARYGVPFGLPPGFPINTLTLMRGVMGTQLRSPERLEALLSGLFNGLWVQRRNLSDRAVLDETLSQAGFDPQVFHALAADPEVKAALKQATEVAVERGVFGAPTCFVGEAMFFGQDRLDFVEEALSQGASSFSS from the coding sequence ATGCACAAGACTGTCGATTTCTTCTTTGACCTGGGCAGCCCGGCCAGTTACCTGGCCTGGACTCAACTGCCAGGCCTGTGTGCCCGCCAGGGTGCCACGTTGCATTACCGGCCAATGCTGCTGGGCGGGGTGTTCCAGGCTACCGGCAATGCTTCGCCGGCCATGGTCCCGGCCAAAGGGCGCTATATGTTCACTGACCTGGCACGTTTTGCGGCGCGCTACGGGGTGCCGTTCGGGCTGCCACCGGGGTTTCCGATCAATACCTTGACCTTGATGCGCGGGGTGATGGGCACCCAGTTGCGCTCGCCGGAGCGGTTGGAGGCGTTGCTGTCGGGACTGTTCAATGGGCTGTGGGTGCAGCGTCGCAACTTGAGCGATCGCGCCGTGCTGGACGAAACACTGAGCCAGGCAGGGTTCGATCCGCAGGTTTTTCACGCGCTGGCGGCTGACCCTGAGGTGAAAGCAGCGCTCAAGCAGGCGACCGAGGTGGCAGTCGAACGCGGAGTGTTTGGCGCGCCGACGTGCTTTGTCGGTGAGGCAATGTTCTTTGGGCAGGACCGGCTGGACTTCGTCGAGGAGGCGTTAAGTCAAGGTGCGAGCAGCTTCTCGAGCTGA
- a CDS encoding SDR family oxidoreductase, whose product MSEQQKVVLVIGAGDATGGEIAKRFAREGYVACVTRRQAEKLQPLLEEIRAAGGQAHGFGSDARKEEEVAALVETIERDIGPIEAFVFNIGANVPCSILEETPRKFFKIWEMACFAGFLTAQAVARRMVQRERGTILFTGATAGTRGAAGFAAFAGAKHGLRALAQSMARELGPRNIHVAHVVVDGAIDTAFIRDSFPERYALKAQDGILAPAHIADSYWFLHAQPRDAWTFELDLRPWMERW is encoded by the coding sequence ATGTCAGAACAACAAAAGGTAGTGCTGGTGATCGGTGCGGGCGACGCCACTGGTGGCGAGATTGCCAAGCGCTTCGCCCGTGAGGGTTACGTTGCCTGCGTCACGCGGCGGCAGGCTGAAAAGCTGCAACCGCTGCTGGAGGAAATACGCGCCGCTGGCGGCCAGGCCCACGGTTTTGGTTCTGATGCGCGCAAGGAGGAGGAGGTGGCGGCGTTGGTCGAAACCATCGAGCGCGATATCGGCCCGATCGAGGCGTTTGTTTTCAATATCGGCGCCAATGTGCCCTGCAGCATCCTTGAAGAAACCCCACGCAAGTTCTTCAAGATCTGGGAAATGGCCTGCTTTGCCGGTTTCCTTACAGCTCAGGCGGTCGCCCGGCGCATGGTGCAGCGTGAGCGCGGCACGATCCTGTTCACCGGCGCCACCGCAGGCACCCGTGGTGCGGCGGGTTTCGCAGCGTTCGCCGGGGCCAAGCACGGCTTGCGCGCCTTGGCCCAGAGCATGGCGCGTGAGCTGGGGCCGCGGAACATTCATGTCGCGCATGTGGTGGTGGACGGGGCCATCGACACCGCCTTCATCCGCGACAGCTTCCCCGAGCGCTATGCCCTGAAAGCCCAGGACGGCATCCTCGCCCCGGCGCACATTGCCGATAGCTACTGGTTTCTGCACGCCCAGCCCCGAGACGCCTGGACGTTCGAACTGGACCTGCGCCCCTGGATGGAACGCTGGTAA
- a CDS encoding TetR/AcrR family transcriptional regulator, giving the protein MRYSNEHKQQTRERLLSSSGALAKRGGFASTGVAGLMKAIGLTGGAFYNHFPSKDDLFTEVVRQELHNSPLARLANQGASRERLGRCLQQYLSLAHLHNAESGCPLPPLGVEIARAAAPVREEAEHWLVELHHAWSATLEDDQLAWVLISQCVGALMVGRMLATEQVQSQVLDASRQFVEKALHEAD; this is encoded by the coding sequence ATGCGTTACTCCAATGAGCACAAGCAGCAGACCCGCGAACGGTTGCTGAGCAGCAGCGGCGCGCTGGCCAAGCGTGGGGGCTTCGCCAGCACTGGGGTGGCCGGGCTGATGAAGGCAATCGGCCTGACCGGCGGTGCCTTTTACAACCACTTCCCGTCCAAGGACGACCTGTTCACGGAGGTGGTGCGCCAAGAGCTGCACAACAGCCCGCTGGCCCGCCTGGCCAACCAGGGCGCCAGCCGCGAACGCCTGGGCCGCTGTCTGCAGCAGTACCTGAGCCTGGCCCACCTGCACAATGCCGAAAGCGGCTGCCCGCTGCCGCCGCTGGGCGTGGAAATCGCCCGGGCCGCAGCGCCGGTGCGCGAAGAAGCCGAGCACTGGCTGGTCGAGCTGCATCACGCCTGGAGCGCAACCCTGGAGGATGATCAACTGGCCTGGGTGCTGATCAGCCAGTGCGTGGGTGCGTTGATGGTCGGGCGCATGCTGGCCACCGAGCAAGTGCAGTCGCAGGTGCTGGATGCAAGCCGCCAGTTTGTCGAAAAGGCCCTGCATGAAGCGGATTAG
- a CDS encoding DUF4157 domain-containing protein has translation MKRISLLLGLTLALPALAEQACPPGQYQVCLMGCFCAPIDPGQAGQILKDVEVMASSSLTFALRQARDEATASGVEPIPLHIRAQLEPWYDFAVLDAARFRVGDEQQMSAANALLQNPDVNAVTLIDTIIFRRADDAEDNVALWAHELKHVQQYQELGVEEFARRYTRNYDDLEGPAYKIEAEVGKAMRERASGQAR, from the coding sequence ATGAAGCGGATTAGCCTGCTCTTGGGCCTGACGCTGGCGCTGCCCGCGCTGGCCGAACAAGCATGCCCACCCGGGCAATACCAGGTGTGCCTGATGGGCTGTTTCTGTGCGCCGATAGACCCTGGGCAAGCCGGCCAGATTCTCAAGGATGTGGAGGTGATGGCCTCATCCAGCCTGACGTTTGCCTTGCGCCAGGCCAGGGATGAGGCCACCGCCAGCGGCGTCGAGCCGATCCCGCTGCATATCCGTGCGCAACTCGAGCCCTGGTACGACTTTGCCGTGCTCGATGCGGCGCGCTTCCGGGTGGGTGACGAACAGCAGATGAGCGCAGCCAACGCGTTGCTGCAGAACCCCGACGTAAACGCCGTGACGCTGATCGACACGATCATCTTCCGCCGGGCTGACGATGCCGAGGACAACGTGGCCCTGTGGGCGCACGAGCTCAAGCATGTGCAGCAGTATCAGGAGCTGGGCGTGGAAGAATTCGCCCGGCGCTATACGCGCAACTATGACGACCTGGAGGGGCCGGCCTACAAGATCGAGGCCGAAGTGGGCAAGGCAATGCGCGAACGCGCTTCAGGCCAGGCCAGATAG
- a CDS encoding bile acid:sodium symporter — translation MKYLRMLFDNFTLALLGVVLIATVLPCSGDGAVYFGWLTNLAIGLLFFLHGAKLSREAIIAGAGHWRLHLLVFSCTFVMFPLLGLAFKPLFLPLVGNELYLGVLYLCALPATVQSAIAFTSLARGNVPAAICSAAASSLLGIFLTPLLVMMLLGASGDTGSGLDAVLKITLQLLVPFVAGQIARRWIGAWVKRNARWLKVVDQGSILLVVYTAFSEAVVTGLWHTVSPQHLAGLFAVCGILLAVVLLGTRVLGKLLGFDLEDRITILFAGSKKSLATGVPMAQVLFVGSGIGAMILPLMLFHQIQLMVCAVLAQRYASREQAAEEVSPAS, via the coding sequence ATGAAGTATTTGCGCATGTTATTCGATAATTTCACCCTCGCTTTGCTCGGGGTGGTTCTGATCGCTACGGTGCTGCCTTGCTCGGGTGATGGAGCCGTATATTTCGGCTGGCTGACCAACCTGGCCATCGGCCTGCTGTTCTTTCTGCATGGCGCCAAGCTGTCGCGCGAGGCGATCATTGCCGGTGCCGGGCACTGGCGCCTGCACTTGCTGGTGTTCTCTTGCACGTTCGTGATGTTCCCGCTGCTTGGCCTGGCGTTCAAACCGTTGTTCCTGCCGCTGGTGGGCAACGAGTTGTACCTGGGCGTGCTTTACCTGTGCGCCTTGCCGGCCACGGTGCAGTCGGCCATTGCTTTCACCTCGCTGGCCCGCGGTAACGTGCCCGCCGCCATTTGCAGCGCGGCGGCCTCCAGCCTGCTGGGCATCTTCCTGACCCCCTTGCTGGTGATGATGCTGCTGGGCGCCAGTGGAGACACCGGTTCTGGCCTGGACGCCGTGCTGAAAATCACCCTGCAACTGCTGGTGCCGTTTGTGGCCGGGCAGATTGCGCGGCGCTGGATCGGTGCCTGGGTCAAGCGTAATGCGCGCTGGCTCAAGGTGGTGGATCAGGGTTCGATCCTGCTGGTGGTGTACACCGCCTTCAGCGAAGCCGTGGTCACGGGGTTGTGGCACACGGTATCGCCGCAGCACCTGGCCGGGTTGTTCGCCGTGTGCGGGATTCTATTGGCGGTGGTGCTGCTTGGCACTCGCGTGCTTGGCAAGCTGCTGGGCTTTGACCTCGAAGACCGCATCACCATCCTGTTTGCCGGCTCCAAAAAAAGCCTGGCTACCGGCGTGCCCATGGCGCAGGTGCTATTCGTGGGCAGTGGTATTGGCGCGATGATTCTGCCGCTGATGCTGTTTCACCAGATCCAGCTGATGGTTTGTGCAGTTTTGGCGCAGCGTTATGCCAGCCGTGAGCAAGCGGCTGAAGAGGTTTCGCCGGCGTCCTGA
- a CDS encoding beta-lactamase — protein sequence MPLSRLAAFAAATTLTLGQASAQADDQLQAKVDRIIRPLMQEQGISGMAVAIYARDHAHYFSYGVASKADNVPVSRDTLFEIGSLSKTYTATLAALASAEGKLDLAAPAKRYHPALAGASIGDASVLELGAYSADCLPLQFPDAVQTPQQVVDFFRHWQPRAKPGTQRCYSNPSLGLFGDLAARAQHQPFATLMTDGLLAKMGLKNTYLQVPASAQGLYAQGYDAADKPVRVGPGPYADEAYGIKTSASDLLRYVRLHMQPQGLPPALVKATAITQQGYFQVGAMTQGLGWERYPYPVTLATLVDGNSPRLIREPQATTRLQPPLPAQPAAWYNKTGSTNGFGAYAAFVPSEQLVVVMLANRNYPNEARVRTAFEILSGL from the coding sequence ATGCCCCTCTCCCGCCTGGCCGCATTCGCGGCCGCCACTACCCTCACACTGGGCCAGGCCAGCGCCCAGGCCGACGACCAGCTGCAAGCCAAGGTAGACCGTATAATCCGCCCTCTGATGCAAGAACAAGGCATCAGCGGCATGGCCGTGGCGATCTATGCCCGCGACCACGCGCACTACTTCAGCTACGGCGTCGCCAGCAAGGCCGACAACGTGCCGGTCAGCCGAGACACGCTGTTCGAGATCGGGTCGCTGAGCAAGACTTACACTGCCACCCTGGCCGCACTGGCCAGTGCCGAGGGCAAGCTGGACCTCGCGGCTCCTGCCAAGCGCTATCACCCGGCACTGGCCGGGGCATCCATCGGCGACGCCAGCGTACTGGAACTGGGCGCCTACAGTGCCGACTGCCTGCCCCTGCAGTTCCCGGATGCGGTGCAAACACCGCAGCAGGTGGTCGACTTCTTCCGCCACTGGCAACCTCGTGCCAAGCCGGGCACCCAGCGCTGCTATTCAAACCCCAGCCTTGGCCTGTTCGGAGACCTGGCCGCCCGCGCGCAGCATCAACCGTTTGCGACGCTGATGACGGATGGCCTGCTGGCCAAAATGGGCCTGAAAAACACTTACCTGCAGGTTCCGGCAAGCGCCCAGGGGCTTTATGCGCAAGGCTACGACGCCGCCGACAAACCAGTGCGCGTCGGCCCCGGCCCATACGCCGACGAGGCCTACGGCATCAAGACCAGTGCCAGCGACCTGCTGCGCTACGTGCGCCTGCACATGCAGCCGCAGGGCCTGCCACCGGCCCTGGTGAAAGCCACGGCCATTACCCAGCAGGGCTATTTCCAGGTGGGTGCCATGACTCAGGGCCTGGGTTGGGAGCGCTACCCCTACCCGGTCACGCTGGCGACCCTGGTCGATGGCAACAGCCCTCGCCTGATCCGGGAACCGCAGGCTACTACACGCCTGCAACCGCCCCTGCCCGCGCAGCCGGCAGCCTGGTACAACAAAACCGGTTCAACCAACGGTTTCGGTGCATACGCCGCGTTCGTGCCCTCCGAACAGCTGGTTGTCGTGATGCTGGCCAATCGAAATTACCCGAACGAAGCACGGGTTCGTACAGCCTTCGAGATCCTGTCCGGGCTGTAG
- a CDS encoding YbjQ family protein, with protein MIISTTSQLEGRPIAEYLGVVSSESVQGINFVRDFFARFRDVFGGRSQTLESALREAREQATEELKARAHQLRADAVVGVDFEISMPSVQGGMVVVFATGTAVRLK; from the coding sequence ATGATCATTTCCACCACCAGCCAACTCGAAGGGCGCCCGATTGCCGAATACCTGGGCGTGGTCAGCTCCGAATCGGTGCAGGGCATCAACTTTGTGCGGGATTTTTTTGCACGTTTTCGCGACGTCTTTGGCGGCCGCTCGCAAACCCTGGAAAGCGCCCTGCGTGAGGCGCGCGAGCAGGCCACCGAGGAGCTCAAGGCGCGGGCTCACCAGTTGCGTGCCGATGCGGTGGTCGGTGTGGACTTTGAAATCAGCATGCCGTCGGTGCAGGGCGGAATGGTCGTGGTATTTGCCACTGGCACGGCAGTGCGCTTGAAGTAG